From Bradyrhizobium symbiodeficiens, the proteins below share one genomic window:
- a CDS encoding ABC transporter ATP-binding protein, protein MTKRAQFDKVSLSFETAKGRLQVVEDVSYDINDGDFIAVIGPSGCGKTTMMSMLAGFQKPTTGRVLFDGRPVAGPGPERGVIFQEYGVFPWLTVKQNIAFGLTLRANHVPTAERESICDHYLGLMGLSDFANSYPKHLSGGMRQRLAIARAYAVKPQFLLMDEPFGALDAQTRSNMQNLLLKVLETEGKTVMLITHSVEEAIYLASRIVVVTARPARIKEIMDVPFAYPRDESIQERPEFAELRSHIRQLVMDEYRAQQAQMRPVSFSE, encoded by the coding sequence ATGACCAAGCGCGCACAGTTCGACAAGGTGTCTCTGTCCTTCGAAACCGCGAAAGGCCGCCTTCAGGTCGTCGAGGATGTCAGTTACGATATAAACGACGGCGACTTCATTGCGGTGATCGGCCCGTCCGGCTGCGGCAAGACCACGATGATGAGCATGCTCGCCGGCTTCCAAAAGCCGACCACCGGCAGGGTGCTGTTCGACGGACGCCCGGTCGCCGGTCCCGGCCCCGAGCGCGGCGTCATCTTCCAGGAATACGGCGTATTCCCCTGGTTGACTGTCAAGCAGAACATCGCCTTCGGCCTGACGCTCAGGGCCAACCATGTTCCGACCGCCGAGCGCGAATCGATATGCGACCATTACCTGGGCCTGATGGGCCTGTCCGACTTCGCCAATTCCTATCCGAAACATCTATCCGGCGGCATGCGGCAACGGCTCGCGATCGCACGGGCCTACGCGGTGAAGCCGCAGTTTCTCCTGATGGACGAGCCGTTCGGGGCGCTCGACGCACAGACCCGCTCCAACATGCAAAACCTGCTGCTCAAGGTGCTGGAGACGGAGGGCAAGACGGTCATGCTGATCACCCATTCCGTGGAAGAGGCGATCTACCTCGCCTCCCGCATTGTGGTGGTGACGGCGCGGCCGGCGCGGATCAAGGAGATCATGGACGTCCCCTTCGCTTATCCGCGCGACGAGTCAATCCAGGAGCGGCCGGAATTCGCCGAGCTGCGTAGCCATATCAGGCAGCTCGTGATGGACGAATATCGCGCCCAGCAGGCGCAGATGCGTCCAGTCTCTTTCTCGGAATAA
- a CDS encoding ABC transporter permease translates to MNGAGLRRLGLGLIPWIGAIVIWYAVRWSGFVNVSLIPAPHQVAAKFFELLTKEGLLVDVFVSTRRVFLGVALGILVAVPVGFLLGWYRPARIFADPMINFFRALPPIALIPLVIVYFGVDEIAKLVILFYASFFSGVIVMYEGVSQITPLYIRVAQTLGANQAEIFRRVIIPLTVPHILTALRVALGVAWATLVASELIAAQRGLGAMIQNASTYFLLDVIYVGIICIGLIALIMDLILRKITARLLVWQDRAIA, encoded by the coding sequence ATGAACGGAGCTGGCCTGAGACGTCTTGGTCTCGGATTGATACCGTGGATCGGTGCGATCGTGATCTGGTACGCCGTGCGCTGGAGCGGCTTCGTCAACGTTTCTCTGATACCCGCACCGCACCAAGTCGCTGCGAAATTCTTTGAGCTTCTCACCAAGGAAGGGCTGCTGGTCGACGTCTTCGTCTCGACCCGGCGCGTCTTCCTCGGCGTCGCGCTGGGAATCCTCGTGGCCGTGCCTGTCGGATTCCTGCTGGGGTGGTATCGTCCCGCACGTATCTTCGCCGACCCCATGATCAACTTCTTTCGCGCGTTGCCGCCGATCGCACTGATCCCGCTGGTGATCGTCTATTTCGGCGTCGACGAGATCGCAAAGCTCGTCATCCTGTTCTACGCCTCGTTCTTCTCCGGCGTGATCGTGATGTATGAGGGCGTGTCGCAGATCACGCCGCTCTACATCCGCGTTGCGCAGACGCTCGGCGCCAACCAGGCCGAGATCTTTCGCAGGGTCATTATTCCTCTCACCGTCCCGCACATCCTCACGGCGTTGCGCGTGGCATTGGGGGTGGCCTGGGCGACGTTGGTCGCCTCCGAGCTGATCGCGGCGCAACGCGGACTCGGCGCCATGATCCAGAACGCGTCGACCTATTTCCTGCTCGACGTCATCTATGTCGGCATCATCTGCATCGGCTTGATCGCGCTGATCATGGATTTGATCCTGCGCAAGATCACGGCCCGGTTGCTGGTCTGGCAGGATCGGGCCATCGCATGA
- a CDS encoding mandelate racemase/muconate lactonizing enzyme family protein, with product MTLPPFTIRSVQAFGYRYPLATPVITSFGRMMDRPAVFVRVEDTDGNIGWGEVWCNFPAPGAEHRVRLVNEVLAPALLGFQPAEPSAAFDRLTRGTSVLALQSGEAGPFAQAIAGIDLAVWDLFARRQNVALWRLLGGATRTIKVYASGINPVGSERMAEAALGRGYRALKLKIGFDPAGDHANLAALRRLVGGGVLAADVNQGWTIAQALELAPRLERFDLAWLEEPIRADCPRQEWQILHEAVGFALAAGENIASFAGFAEVLGEPVLGVVQPDIAKWGGLSACAGVARDILTSGKIFCPHYLGAGIGLLASAHLLAGVGGDGLLEVDCNENPLRDRLSGPVLDVRDGTITLGDEVGLGITPDLASIAQYRTM from the coding sequence ATGACATTGCCGCCTTTCACCATCCGAAGCGTTCAGGCCTTCGGTTATCGCTACCCGCTGGCGACACCGGTCATCACCTCCTTCGGGCGCATGATGGATCGACCCGCTGTCTTCGTCCGCGTTGAAGACACTGACGGGAATATCGGCTGGGGCGAAGTGTGGTGCAATTTTCCCGCGCCAGGGGCAGAACATCGCGTTCGGCTGGTGAACGAAGTGCTTGCGCCGGCTCTGCTGGGATTCCAGCCCGCTGAGCCGTCGGCTGCGTTCGATCGTCTGACGCGGGGAACCTCCGTGCTTGCGCTTCAATCCGGAGAGGCCGGGCCGTTTGCGCAGGCGATCGCCGGGATCGATCTTGCCGTCTGGGATCTGTTTGCGCGCCGGCAGAATGTCGCGCTGTGGAGGCTGCTCGGCGGGGCGACGCGCACGATCAAGGTTTACGCCAGCGGCATCAATCCGGTCGGGTCCGAACGGATGGCCGAAGCGGCCTTGGGCCGTGGCTACCGTGCGCTGAAGCTGAAGATCGGCTTCGATCCGGCAGGTGACCACGCCAATCTCGCTGCGCTGCGCCGTCTTGTCGGAGGGGGCGTGCTGGCTGCCGACGTCAACCAGGGCTGGACGATCGCGCAGGCGCTTGAACTCGCACCGCGGCTCGAACGCTTCGATCTCGCGTGGCTCGAGGAGCCGATTCGCGCGGATTGCCCGCGGCAGGAATGGCAAATATTGCATGAGGCCGTCGGCTTTGCGCTTGCGGCCGGCGAGAACATCGCGAGCTTCGCTGGCTTCGCCGAGGTGTTGGGTGAGCCGGTTCTCGGTGTCGTCCAGCCCGACATCGCCAAGTGGGGCGGGCTCTCGGCTTGCGCAGGCGTCGCGCGCGACATCCTGACGTCGGGAAAAATCTTCTGCCCGCACTATCTTGGCGCCGGCATCGGCCTTCTGGCGTCCGCGCATCTGCTCGCCGGCGTCGGCGGCGACGGACTTCTCGAAGTCGATTGCAACGAAAACCCGCTGCGCGATCGCCTCTCGGGTCCCGTGCTGGATGTCCGTGACGGCACGATCACGCTTGGTGACGAGGTAGGCCTGGGCATCACGCCTGACCTCGCCTCCATCGCACAATATCGGACCATGTGA
- a CDS encoding GMC family oxidoreductase, whose product MSARGYDYIIVGAGSAGCVVANRLSADPLCRVLLLEAGGADRNFWLKLPVGYYRTIYDERFSRLFRTEPSEGSGGRAIVWPRGRVLGGSSSINGLIFIRGQHEDFDDWERLGADGWNYRDLLPYFRRYERYRGGESQFHGGLGEFEVSDLRNENPASKAWVEAGVQFGLPRNPDFNGATTLGVGTYQLGIGRHWRTSSASAFLRPVASRPNLTIITRAQVSKVIFSGRVATGVEWISKGQVNSATADREIILSGGALQSPQILQLSGVGPADLLRKLGIPVVADSPDVGANLQDHYQARLIVRLRDRISLNDQVRNPVELAKMGLQWMLAGRGPLTVGAGQVGGAACTEYAVGGRPDVQFNVMPLSVDKPGEPLHSYSGFTASVWQCHGKSRGQLAVSSTDPFEQPRIVPNYLAEEVDRKTIVAGLKILREIYQQKAFRPLWDVEMVPGEAASDDAGLWDFARTTGGTVFHCVGTCRMGRDEQAVLDSQLRVRGVERLRVIDASVMPQITSANTNATSLMIGERGAALVMA is encoded by the coding sequence ATGTCAGCACGCGGTTATGACTACATCATCGTCGGCGCCGGCTCAGCCGGCTGCGTCGTTGCGAACCGGTTGTCGGCCGATCCCTTGTGCCGCGTTCTGTTGCTGGAGGCCGGCGGAGCGGACCGGAATTTCTGGCTGAAACTTCCGGTCGGTTACTACCGGACCATCTATGACGAGCGATTCTCGCGCCTGTTCAGGACCGAGCCCTCGGAAGGGAGCGGCGGTCGTGCCATCGTCTGGCCGCGCGGCCGAGTGCTCGGCGGCTCCTCGTCGATCAACGGGCTGATCTTCATCCGAGGTCAGCACGAGGATTTTGACGATTGGGAACGCCTCGGCGCCGATGGTTGGAACTATCGCGACCTGCTGCCTTATTTCCGGCGCTACGAACGCTATCGGGGCGGCGAGAGCCAGTTCCATGGTGGATTGGGCGAGTTCGAGGTCTCTGATCTCCGCAACGAAAATCCGGCATCAAAAGCCTGGGTCGAGGCGGGCGTGCAGTTCGGCCTGCCGCGCAATCCCGACTTCAACGGCGCAACCACGCTGGGCGTCGGCACATATCAGCTCGGCATCGGGCGGCACTGGCGGACCAGCTCGGCCTCTGCCTTTCTGCGCCCCGTCGCCAGCCGTCCCAACCTCACCATCATCACCCGTGCGCAGGTCAGCAAGGTCATCTTCAGCGGTCGCGTCGCGACCGGCGTCGAGTGGATCAGCAAAGGACAAGTCAACAGCGCGACGGCCGATCGTGAGATCATCCTGTCAGGCGGCGCGCTGCAGTCGCCGCAGATCCTGCAGCTTTCCGGCGTCGGCCCCGCTGACCTGCTGCGCAAGCTCGGCATTCCCGTGGTCGCTGACTCTCCCGACGTCGGCGCCAATCTGCAAGATCATTATCAGGCCCGGCTGATCGTCCGCCTGAGGGATCGGATTTCGCTCAATGATCAGGTCCGCAACCCCGTCGAGCTTGCGAAGATGGGCTTACAGTGGATGCTGGCTGGCCGCGGTCCGTTGACGGTCGGCGCGGGGCAGGTGGGCGGCGCAGCCTGCACGGAATACGCCGTCGGCGGACGGCCGGACGTGCAGTTCAACGTGATGCCGCTCTCGGTCGACAAGCCTGGCGAGCCCCTGCATAGCTATTCCGGCTTCACCGCTTCAGTCTGGCAGTGTCACGGAAAGTCACGCGGACAGCTTGCGGTCAGCTCCACCGATCCGTTCGAGCAGCCGCGGATCGTACCGAACTATTTGGCGGAAGAGGTCGATCGCAAGACCATTGTCGCAGGCCTGAAAATTCTGCGCGAGATCTATCAGCAAAAGGCGTTTCGTCCGCTCTGGGACGTCGAGATGGTGCCGGGCGAGGCCGCGAGCGATGATGCCGGCCTTTGGGATTTCGCGCGCACCACGGGTGGCACGGTATTTCATTGTGTCGGGACCTGCCGTATGGGCCGGGATGAGCAGGCGGTGCTCGATTCGCAGCTGCGGGTGCGCGGCGTCGAGCGGCTGCGCGTGATTGATGCCTCGGTGATGCCGCAGATCACCTCGGCCAACACGAATGCGACCAGCCTGATGATCGGCGAGCGCGGTGCCGCGCTGGTCATGGCGTGA
- a CDS encoding GntR family transcriptional regulator has protein sequence MELNSDSHVPKYAQIADIFRQRIARGLWTQGFRLPANEELAAEFGVSRVTIRQAVELLARDGVIQAQQGRGTFVTGTVRQDRWLKVETTLSDLADMYRDTSPEIINISESRSDAPLLAEDGKAAEKYVFMRRLHSREKQPYCVISIYLDEKIFRRSPKRFRNETVIPILIDLRDPAIASARQTLTIGTADIEAARLLRVPLNSPVAEVRRIFTTQDRTVIYLGEVTYRGDFVRIDMDLRP, from the coding sequence ATGGAATTGAATTCCGATAGTCACGTCCCCAAATACGCCCAGATCGCCGATATCTTCCGGCAGCGGATCGCGCGTGGCCTCTGGACCCAGGGTTTTCGTCTGCCGGCCAACGAGGAGCTGGCGGCCGAGTTCGGCGTATCGCGGGTCACGATCAGGCAGGCGGTGGAGCTGCTTGCCCGCGACGGGGTGATCCAGGCGCAGCAGGGGCGTGGCACCTTCGTCACGGGGACCGTGCGGCAGGATCGCTGGCTCAAGGTCGAGACGACGCTGTCTGATCTTGCCGACATGTACCGTGACACCTCGCCGGAGATCATCAACATTTCGGAGAGCCGCAGCGATGCGCCGCTGCTGGCCGAGGACGGCAAAGCGGCCGAAAAATACGTCTTCATGCGTCGGCTGCATTCACGGGAGAAGCAGCCTTACTGCGTCATCTCCATCTATCTCGACGAGAAGATCTTCCGCAGGTCTCCAAAGCGTTTTCGCAACGAGACCGTAATCCCGATCCTGATTGACCTCAGGGATCCCGCGATCGCCAGTGCGCGCCAAACGCTCACGATCGGTACCGCGGATATCGAGGCGGCGCGTCTGTTGCGCGTGCCCCTGAACTCGCCGGTCGCCGAAGTCCGCCGCATTTTCACGACGCAGGACCGCACCGTGATCTATCTCGGCGAAGTCACCTATCGCGGCGACTTCGTGCGGATCGATATGGATTTGCGGCCCTAG
- a CDS encoding formylglycine-generating enzyme family protein, translating into MIGGTFLMGTADRGFVEDGEGPVRPVTLSPFAIACHAVSNLQFGDFVRATGYTTEAERFGWSFVFEGLLPEEKRDVRTTRAAETPWWLPVLHAYWAQPEGPSSSILDRLDHPVVHISWNDTQAYCEWSGTRLPSEAEWEMAARGGLDQATYPWGNELQPDGDHRCNIWQGTFPDCNTRDDGYLGTAPVHAFAPNGYGLHNVAGNVWEWCADYFSPSYHRLTTERDPLNREPAPNRSMRGGSFLCHESYCNRYRVAARSSNTPDSASSNIGFRVVRTEPLRDPA; encoded by the coding sequence ATGATTGGCGGTACGTTTCTGATGGGCACGGCAGACCGGGGATTTGTCGAAGACGGCGAAGGCCCTGTCCGGCCGGTTACCCTGTCGCCCTTCGCCATCGCCTGTCACGCCGTGAGCAATCTGCAGTTCGGCGATTTCGTGCGCGCCACCGGCTACACCACGGAAGCCGAGCGTTTCGGCTGGAGCTTCGTCTTCGAAGGCTTGCTGCCGGAAGAGAAGCGCGACGTGCGCACGACCCGCGCCGCGGAAACACCATGGTGGCTTCCCGTGCTGCACGCCTATTGGGCCCAGCCGGAGGGGCCATCGAGCAGCATCCTCGACCGGCTCGATCATCCCGTCGTCCACATCTCATGGAACGACACACAGGCCTACTGCGAATGGTCCGGCACGCGGCTGCCGAGCGAAGCGGAATGGGAGATGGCCGCCCGCGGAGGATTGGACCAGGCGACTTATCCCTGGGGCAACGAGCTGCAGCCCGACGGTGACCATCGCTGCAACATTTGGCAGGGCACCTTTCCCGACTGCAACACCAGGGACGACGGCTATCTCGGCACCGCGCCCGTTCACGCCTTCGCGCCGAACGGCTACGGCCTCCACAATGTCGCCGGGAATGTCTGGGAATGGTGCGCGGACTATTTCTCCCCGAGCTATCACCGCCTCACGACAGAACGAGATCCCTTGAATCGCGAGCCGGCTCCCAACCGATCGATGCGCGGCGGATCCTTCCTCTGTCACGAATCCTATTGCAACCGCTATCGGGTCGCGGCGCGAAGCTCCAATACGCCCGACTCTGCGTCGAGCAATATCGGCTTCCGCGTCGTGCGCACCGAGCCGCTGCGGGATCCCGCATAG